One genomic segment of candidate division KSB1 bacterium includes these proteins:
- a CDS encoding 4Fe-4S binding protein, whose translation MRTARRISQVFFLLSFLWLVWRTTYPYDSLIPADLFLRASALVAVTTILTSRSLVPQVLLGLLVLALTVPLGRAFCGWVCPLGTTLEVVRKVSSSKRKAPRKTPSTRWRWGKFAILVGILVSAVLGTQLLWPFDPVVLLTRTASVALYPLFTAAVSGLLGLVARVPFLEGAAYRGYALLYSAWFPLKQPPFHLVELFFVLLVLILALEKASRRFWCRNLCPLGALLGFFSQFRVLHREVDENCSACGLCKARCRMNAVEDDYVTTSAVECIACGECVSVCAPRATHYALRKPVRSGTVDLDRRRFIGATVAGVATVGLLGVGFVDRGRRASVIRPPGALPEADFLDRCIRCQECVKVCSSTGGCLQPSLWESGLVGLWTPVARPREGYCEYNCNLCGQVCPTGAIHRLPLEVKQLTKIGLAFFDKSRCIPWYRGEDCLVCEEHCPVPDKAIRFDEHTVRRPDGSEALVKLPYVVEELCIGCGICVTKCPVVGQGGIFLTSANEQRWPGSESLSQ comes from the coding sequence ATGCGCACCGCCCGTCGAATTTCCCAAGTCTTTTTCCTGCTGTCTTTTCTCTGGCTGGTCTGGCGCACGACTTACCCCTACGACAGCCTCATTCCCGCAGACCTCTTCCTGCGCGCCAGTGCACTTGTGGCAGTGACGACGATTCTGACGAGTCGCTCGTTGGTGCCCCAGGTCTTGCTGGGCCTCCTGGTCCTGGCGTTGACCGTCCCTCTGGGCCGCGCGTTTTGCGGGTGGGTCTGTCCTCTCGGTACCACGCTGGAGGTGGTCCGCAAGGTTTCGTCAAGCAAGAGGAAGGCGCCCAGGAAAACCCCGTCGACTCGCTGGCGGTGGGGAAAGTTCGCGATTCTGGTTGGGATACTGGTGAGCGCTGTCCTTGGTACCCAGCTGCTCTGGCCATTTGACCCCGTCGTGCTCCTCACGCGGACAGCGAGCGTTGCACTCTACCCTCTCTTCACTGCCGCGGTGTCGGGTCTCCTCGGTTTGGTAGCACGCGTTCCTTTTCTGGAGGGCGCTGCGTACCGCGGCTACGCGCTCTTGTATTCAGCTTGGTTCCCCCTCAAGCAACCGCCCTTCCACCTGGTTGAGCTATTCTTCGTGCTTCTTGTGCTTATTCTCGCGTTGGAAAAGGCAAGCAGGCGGTTTTGGTGCAGGAACCTCTGTCCACTCGGCGCACTGCTGGGGTTCTTCTCGCAGTTCCGCGTCCTGCACAGAGAGGTCGATGAGAACTGCTCCGCCTGTGGGCTGTGCAAGGCGCGTTGTCGAATGAACGCCGTGGAAGACGACTATGTGACCACTTCGGCGGTGGAATGCATCGCCTGCGGGGAGTGCGTGTCTGTCTGCGCGCCGAGAGCCACCCATTACGCGCTGCGGAAGCCCGTGAGGTCAGGGACGGTCGACCTGGATCGGCGCCGTTTCATAGGGGCGACGGTTGCCGGCGTTGCTACCGTGGGCCTGCTGGGTGTCGGCTTTGTCGACCGGGGGAGGCGGGCAAGTGTGATCCGGCCGCCAGGTGCGCTGCCGGAGGCCGATTTTCTCGACCGGTGCATCCGTTGCCAGGAGTGCGTGAAAGTGTGCTCCAGCACGGGCGGTTGTTTGCAGCCCTCCCTTTGGGAAAGCGGCCTGGTCGGGCTGTGGACCCCCGTCGCAAGGCCGCGAGAGGGATATTGTGAGTACAACTGCAACTTGTGTGGGCAGGTGTGCCCCACGGGCGCCATCCACCGGCTGCCCTTAGAGGTCAAGCAGCTGACGAAGATAGGATTGGCCTTCTTCGACAAGAGTCGCTGCATTCCCTGGTACCGTGGCGAGGACTGCCTTGTCTGCGAGGAACATTGCCCTGTGCCGGACAAAGCCATTCGTTTCGACGAGCACACTGTCCGGCGCCCGGACGGATCAGAAGCCCTGGTCAAGCTTCCTTATGTGGTCGAGGAACTATGCATCGGGTGCGGCATCTGCGTCACCAAGTGCCCTGTAGTCGGACAAGGGGGCATTTTCTTGACGAGTGCCAACGAGCAGCGCTGGCCAGGTTCCGAGTCCTTATCGCAATAG
- the rplT gene encoding 50S ribosomal protein L20 produces the protein MPRATYSVPSHRKRKKILKHAKGYWGGKNRLLRSAKESVERAWQYAYRDRRQRRRDFRRLWIARIGAAVQLHGLSYSKFIGLLKEKHIELDRKQLADLAVTDPAAFQKVVESVKN, from the coding sequence ATGCCACGAGCGACGTATAGCGTTCCCTCTCATCGCAAGCGAAAAAAGATCCTCAAACACGCCAAAGGCTATTGGGGCGGCAAGAACCGCCTGTTGCGCAGCGCCAAGGAGAGCGTGGAGCGCGCTTGGCAATATGCCTATCGCGACCGCCGGCAGCGGCGCCGGGATTTTCGCCGGTTGTGGATTGCGCGCATCGGTGCTGCGGTGCAACTCCACGGGCTGAGCTACTCTAAGTTCATCGGTTTGCTCAAGGAGAAGCACATCGAACTGGACCGCAAGCAACTTGCCGATCTGGCGGTGACCGATCCAGCCGCGTTCCAGAAGGTTGTGGAAAGCGTCAAGAATTGA
- a CDS encoding tetratricopeptide repeat protein: MKATHRTTIFVIAVGAAVLGACLAWADDQDKKALYDQKVLELKELTAQMQAPGVTPEQYKEMKAKYDKLSSEIEALGKELLQDKALQERQAAAKRAYNEGNTFAKTSRYEEALKAYDQAIAQDSSFAKAFYGRGLALSNLRRYDEALAAYQRAIALDPMYDEAYTALGNLFQKMGKYQEAVDVYNKAITYNPRNPKAYYNLGTVYRNYLKDPAKAAEAFRKAAQLDPNYYQAFSSLGVALSDQGKLQEAILAHEAALAIKENYFYSHYCLAELYNNVGRYQDALEAAEQCLKYKEGYAPAQFEAARAAEALGDKAKALAYYELAAKDRRWAPAAQYHIEELKKK, encoded by the coding sequence ATGAAAGCAACACACCGGACCACAATTTTCGTTATTGCGGTGGGTGCGGCGGTGTTGGGTGCGTGTCTGGCGTGGGCGGACGACCAGGACAAGAAGGCGTTGTACGACCAGAAGGTCCTTGAACTCAAAGAACTCACTGCCCAGATGCAAGCGCCCGGCGTCACTCCGGAGCAGTACAAGGAGATGAAAGCCAAGTACGATAAGCTCTCCTCCGAAATTGAGGCCCTTGGCAAGGAGTTGCTCCAGGACAAAGCGCTCCAGGAGCGGCAGGCGGCAGCCAAGCGGGCCTACAACGAGGGCAATACGTTCGCCAAGACCAGTCGCTACGAGGAAGCCCTCAAGGCGTACGACCAGGCGATTGCGCAGGACAGCAGCTTTGCCAAGGCCTTCTATGGACGCGGCCTAGCTCTGTCTAATCTGCGCCGCTACGACGAGGCGTTGGCAGCCTATCAACGTGCTATCGCCCTGGACCCCATGTATGATGAGGCCTATACGGCATTGGGTAACCTTTTCCAGAAAATGGGGAAATACCAGGAGGCGGTGGACGTCTACAACAAGGCGATCACTTACAATCCCCGGAACCCGAAGGCTTACTACAACCTTGGCACCGTTTACCGGAATTACCTGAAAGATCCAGCCAAGGCAGCAGAAGCCTTCAGGAAAGCTGCGCAGCTTGATCCGAACTACTACCAGGCCTTCAGCAGTCTTGGAGTGGCGCTCTCCGATCAGGGCAAGCTCCAAGAAGCGATTCTTGCGCACGAGGCTGCTTTAGCGATCAAGGAGAACTACTTCTACAGCCACTATTGCCTGGCGGAGCTCTACAACAACGTGGGCAGGTACCAAGATGCCCTCGAGGCGGCAGAACAATGCCTCAAGTACAAGGAAGGCTATGCACCGGCGCAATTTGAGGCTGCGCGCGCCGCCGAGGCGTTGGGGGACAAGGCAAAAGCCTTGGCCTACTATGAGCTTGCTGCGAAGGACAGGCGTTGGGCGCCGGCGGCACAGTATCACATCGAGGAGCTGAAGAAGAAGTAG
- the rpmI gene encoding 50S ribosomal protein L35: MPKIRTNRAAAKRFHITGGGRVRRFRACASHLLTKKSAKRKRHLRKATLVSPGDERRALRLLGH; encoded by the coding sequence ATGCCCAAGATTAGAACCAACCGAGCCGCCGCCAAGCGATTCCACATCACTGGCGGTGGTCGTGTACGGCGTTTTCGCGCCTGTGCCAGTCACTTGTTGACAAAGAAATCGGCAAAGCGGAAACGCCATCTCCGCAAGGCGACTCTGGTGTCGCCGGGTGATGAGCGGCGTGCTCTTCGCCTACTGGGACACTGA
- the secG gene encoding preprotein translocase subunit SecG, translated as MLYTFLLFIHVLVCVFMTIAILLQSSKGGGLAGAFGGGGTVGAMFGGRGAAPLLSKITIGLGAAFMVLSMTLGLMTRGVMPREKSVVEEERARRESTPASVLPVVPSEQTGGEAVPESPQPQP; from the coding sequence GTGCTCTACACTTTTCTCTTGTTCATCCATGTGTTGGTCTGTGTTTTCATGACGATTGCGATCCTGCTGCAGTCCAGCAAGGGCGGCGGATTGGCTGGCGCCTTCGGAGGCGGCGGCACGGTCGGTGCCATGTTTGGTGGCCGCGGTGCAGCCCCGCTTCTCAGCAAAATCACCATCGGCTTAGGTGCTGCATTCATGGTCTTGTCAATGACTCTTGGCCTGATGACGCGCGGCGTCATGCCTCGCGAGAAGAGCGTGGTCGAAGAAGAACGCGCCAGGCGAGAGTCGACGCCTGCCTCAGTGCTGCCGGTGGTGCCCTCGGAGCAAACAGGCGGAGAGGCAGTCCCAGAAAGCCCGCAGCCGCAGCCATAG
- the pheS gene encoding phenylalanine--tRNA ligase subunit alpha, whose amino-acid sequence MAESVAQLLTRLEEQRQLFEKNLAEARDERSLDEVRVRFLGRKGVIAQYFDLLPSTAPEDRRVFGKALNELRAQCTEALEKRRQELTAQKAREEEVDYTLPGLVPFVGKRHPVLQVLDRIKEIFYGMGFTVEEGPEIEDDYHNFEALNFPPDHPSRDLQDTLYLEGQYLLRTHTSPVQIRTMERYRPPIRMIAPGRCYRKDTPDATHSPVFHQVEGLCVDEGVSFADLKGVVETFAKRLFGPEVRIRFRPSFFPFTEPSAEYDFSCMMCGGKGCRVCKGTGWLEISGAGMVDPEVFRFVGYDPERYTGYAFGMGVERIAMLMYQVDDIRLFYDNDFRFLQQF is encoded by the coding sequence ATGGCGGAGAGCGTCGCACAACTTCTGACGCGCCTTGAGGAGCAGCGCCAGCTGTTCGAGAAGAACCTGGCCGAGGCCCGCGACGAGAGGAGCCTTGACGAGGTGCGCGTGCGCTTCCTGGGCAGGAAAGGGGTTATCGCACAGTATTTTGACCTGCTTCCCAGCACTGCTCCAGAAGACCGGCGCGTATTCGGCAAGGCTCTCAATGAACTGCGCGCCCAGTGCACGGAGGCGCTTGAAAAGCGCCGCCAGGAACTCACTGCCCAGAAGGCGCGTGAGGAAGAGGTGGACTACACGCTGCCCGGCCTCGTGCCTTTCGTTGGCAAGCGCCATCCCGTGCTCCAGGTCCTGGATAGGATCAAGGAGATTTTCTACGGCATGGGCTTTACGGTCGAGGAAGGTCCCGAGATTGAGGACGACTACCATAACTTCGAGGCTTTGAACTTTCCGCCTGACCACCCGTCGCGGGACCTGCAGGACACGCTGTACCTTGAGGGACAATACCTGCTCCGCACGCACACCTCCCCGGTGCAGATCCGGACGATGGAGCGCTATCGGCCTCCCATCCGGATGATTGCGCCCGGCAGGTGCTACAGGAAGGATACGCCGGATGCCACCCATTCGCCGGTGTTCCATCAGGTGGAAGGTCTGTGCGTGGACGAGGGAGTGAGCTTTGCCGACTTGAAGGGGGTGGTCGAGACATTTGCCAAGCGACTATTCGGTCCGGAAGTGCGCATACGTTTTCGGCCGAGCTTTTTCCCGTTCACTGAGCCAAGTGCGGAATACGACTTTTCTTGCATGATGTGTGGAGGAAAGGGCTGCCGCGTGTGCAAAGGCACAGGCTGGCTGGAAATTTCCGGCGCCGGCATGGTCGACCCAGAGGTGTTCCGCTTCGTGGGGTACGACCCGGAGCGCTACACCGGGTATGCTTTTGGCATGGGCGTGGAGCGTATTGCCATGCTCATGTACCAGGTTGACGACATCCGTCTGTTCTACGACAACGACTTTCGCTTCCTTCAGCAGTTCTGA
- a CDS encoding DUF362 domain-containing protein has product MSAFVRRGDVVLVKPNMAWDRLPEHAANTDPEVVAEIVRLCMEAGARKVKVLDRTCNEARRCYLRSGIQKAAEKEGAEVPFVLEQRFVKMSIPEGEELKSWLFYRDAMEADVLINVPVLKSHSVSGLTIGLKNLMGILGGDRGQLHHRFDKKIVDINTVVRPQLTLLDATRVLLRNGPQGGNLRDVQQMDTVVAGVDRVAVDAYGALLFGRDPAQLGFLVEAQRRGLGTLDVKRLRVEKVTLSA; this is encoded by the coding sequence ATGTCGGCGTTTGTGCGACGTGGCGACGTCGTGCTCGTGAAGCCGAACATGGCCTGGGACCGATTACCCGAGCACGCGGCTAACACTGATCCGGAGGTTGTCGCGGAGATCGTCCGCCTGTGCATGGAAGCCGGTGCGCGCAAGGTCAAAGTCCTCGACCGGACCTGCAACGAGGCGCGAAGATGCTACCTGCGCAGTGGCATCCAAAAGGCAGCGGAAAAGGAAGGGGCAGAGGTGCCCTTCGTGCTGGAACAGCGATTCGTCAAAATGTCCATCCCGGAGGGCGAGGAGCTCAAGTCCTGGTTGTTCTATCGCGATGCAATGGAAGCCGACGTTCTGATCAATGTCCCGGTCTTGAAGAGTCATTCGGTCTCAGGCCTGACAATCGGCCTTAAGAACCTCATGGGGATATTGGGCGGCGACCGGGGGCAGCTTCACCATCGCTTTGACAAGAAGATCGTGGACATCAACACCGTTGTCCGACCACAATTGACGCTCCTGGATGCAACACGGGTCCTGCTCCGCAATGGGCCGCAGGGGGGTAACTTGCGCGACGTGCAGCAAATGGACACGGTCGTGGCTGGTGTTGACCGCGTCGCCGTCGATGCCTACGGCGCACTCCTCTTTGGGCGTGACCCGGCTCAGTTGGGCTTTCTCGTGGAGGCGCAGCGGCGTGGGCTTGGCACGCTGGACGTGAAACGGCTCCGCGTTGAAAAAGTGACCCTCTCCGCGTAG
- the infC gene encoding translation initiation factor IF-3 gives MKKRTVRVNDQITAPEVRLIGADGAQVGIVTVHRAMEMAAQAGLDLVEVAPNSTPPVCKIMDFGKYLYEVSKKEKLTKKKQHVIHVKEIRLRPKIEAHDYEFKRNHIRKFIEAGDRVKVTIMFRGREMMYQDSGNKIIERLAADLDDVAKLEREPQLENRTIIAYFVKK, from the coding sequence ATCAAGAAGCGAACAGTCCGTGTGAACGACCAGATCACGGCACCAGAGGTGCGGTTGATCGGTGCAGACGGGGCTCAGGTGGGCATCGTGACGGTGCACCGAGCCATGGAGATGGCCGCGCAGGCGGGCCTGGATCTCGTCGAGGTTGCGCCCAACTCGACGCCGCCCGTGTGTAAGATCATGGACTTTGGCAAGTACCTCTACGAGGTGAGCAAGAAAGAGAAGCTTACCAAGAAGAAACAGCATGTCATCCATGTCAAGGAGATCCGGCTGCGGCCGAAGATCGAGGCGCACGACTATGAGTTCAAGCGCAACCACATCCGCAAGTTCATCGAGGCGGGCGATCGGGTGAAGGTGACCATCATGTTCCGTGGCCGAGAGATGATGTACCAGGACTCGGGCAACAAGATCATCGAACGCCTTGCCGCCGACTTGGACGACGTGGCCAAGCTTGAGCGCGAACCTCAGCTTGAGAACCGAACAATCATAGCCTACTTTGTGAAAAAGTGA
- the pheT gene encoding phenylalanine--tRNA ligase subunit beta yields MKVTYTWLKDYVPLPVSPEEAAATLTQLGIEVEALLPVRRDLAHVVVGKVERVEPLNGSPALKKCAVAVGTTSVTVVCGAPNVRPGLLVAVALPGATLPGGARIAAREFGDTVSQGMICSEQELGLSERGDLIMTLGDDVRVGQGLAQVVPTEDCVFELNVTPNRPDCLSAIGVARELAAKYRLPLTVPAVHVAEGEKATEERIAIDVRDLENCPRYSARFIDNVKPGPSPWWLAARLHSVGMRSINNIVDITNYVMVETGQPLHAFDYDLLEKERIEVRRARSGEEFITLDGRLHQLREDTLLICDGVKPVAIAGVMGGLNSEVSDRTARVLLESAYFTPQSIRRTSKALGISTESSQRFERGVDPNGVLYASDRAAQLMAELCGATVARGAVDVYPTPIEPRKLQLRVPRVRQVLGAEIPLQECASILSGLGAEVEAKGQSLYVQVPTFRPDLEREIDLIEEVARVWSYDRIPARVTAPVDCSRPQVIADAVVEKGRECLIDLGYYEACTISLLSPRQALHFADEQQLVRLKNPLNEEYAALRPSMIPGLLQVVAHNLNRGVTSVRAFEIGRCFGATGDGYREWKALGMVLVGLVRPRSWAGEHREANLFDAKGQLSVLFETWRLPTAEFAPGNWQVCSRGGLEVCINKEVVARFGAVREEVLRAFDIERGEVFVAEVHLPTVAAHALTPVVYRPVPKFPYAPRDLSVVVDQHVPAEDLVRAIRESGGTFLRGVQVVDLYAGKQIPQGKKSLTFSLVFQDETRTLRDVEVDEAMRRIIEGLRAQTGAVLRS; encoded by the coding sequence GTGAAAGTTACCTACACATGGCTTAAGGACTATGTGCCGCTGCCCGTCTCTCCAGAGGAGGCAGCAGCGACTTTAACGCAGTTAGGTATCGAGGTGGAAGCGCTGCTGCCGGTGCGGCGCGACCTTGCGCACGTCGTGGTGGGCAAGGTGGAGAGGGTTGAGCCGCTGAACGGGTCACCTGCGCTGAAAAAGTGTGCAGTCGCGGTGGGCACTACGAGCGTAACCGTGGTGTGCGGCGCACCAAATGTGAGGCCAGGCCTGCTGGTGGCGGTGGCACTGCCCGGGGCGACCCTGCCGGGTGGCGCGCGCATTGCGGCGAGGGAGTTCGGCGATACTGTCTCCCAAGGCATGATCTGCTCGGAACAAGAGCTCGGCCTGAGCGAACGGGGCGACCTTATCATGACCTTGGGGGACGATGTGCGAGTTGGGCAAGGCCTGGCACAGGTGGTGCCAACGGAAGACTGTGTCTTTGAGCTCAACGTCACTCCCAATCGGCCGGATTGCCTCTCGGCGATCGGTGTGGCACGCGAGCTGGCGGCAAAGTATCGTCTGCCGCTCACCGTGCCGGCCGTTCACGTCGCTGAGGGAGAAAAGGCCACCGAGGAGAGAATAGCCATTGACGTCAGGGACTTGGAGAATTGCCCTCGCTACTCGGCGCGATTCATCGACAATGTGAAGCCAGGTCCATCGCCGTGGTGGCTTGCTGCCCGCCTGCACAGTGTCGGCATGCGCTCCATAAACAACATCGTCGACATCACCAACTATGTGATGGTAGAGACCGGCCAACCACTCCACGCCTTCGACTACGACCTGTTGGAAAAGGAGCGGATCGAAGTGCGCCGCGCCCGCAGTGGGGAGGAGTTCATCACCCTCGACGGCAGGCTGCACCAGCTGCGCGAAGACACATTGCTCATCTGCGATGGGGTCAAGCCGGTGGCGATCGCGGGAGTCATGGGCGGATTGAACTCCGAGGTGAGCGACCGGACTGCGCGCGTGCTTTTGGAGAGCGCCTACTTCACCCCGCAGAGTATTCGGCGCACCTCCAAGGCATTGGGTATCTCCACGGAGTCTTCCCAGCGCTTCGAACGCGGAGTCGATCCCAACGGCGTTCTTTACGCCTCCGATCGCGCGGCGCAGTTGATGGCAGAGCTGTGCGGCGCAACCGTGGCCCGAGGTGCAGTGGACGTTTACCCGACTCCGATAGAGCCTCGCAAACTCCAACTTCGCGTTCCCCGCGTGCGCCAGGTGCTCGGCGCCGAGATACCGCTTCAGGAGTGTGCCTCAATTCTCTCCGGTCTCGGTGCCGAGGTTGAGGCCAAAGGCCAGTCGCTGTATGTGCAGGTGCCCACGTTCCGGCCTGACCTGGAGCGCGAGATCGACCTCATTGAGGAGGTCGCCAGGGTCTGGAGCTACGACCGCATCCCGGCGCGAGTGACAGCGCCCGTAGACTGTTCCCGTCCGCAGGTCATTGCCGATGCTGTGGTGGAGAAGGGGCGGGAGTGCTTGATTGATCTGGGGTACTACGAAGCGTGCACCATCAGCCTGCTGAGTCCGCGGCAGGCGCTCCACTTCGCTGACGAGCAGCAGCTGGTGCGGCTCAAGAATCCACTCAACGAAGAGTATGCAGCCTTGCGGCCGAGTATGATTCCCGGCCTTCTGCAAGTGGTTGCCCATAACCTGAACCGGGGCGTCACAAGCGTCAGGGCCTTTGAGATTGGGCGCTGCTTCGGCGCAACCGGCGATGGCTACCGAGAATGGAAGGCTTTGGGCATGGTTCTGGTTGGCCTTGTCCGCCCCCGCTCCTGGGCAGGGGAGCACAGGGAGGCGAACCTCTTTGACGCGAAGGGCCAGCTATCGGTGCTCTTCGAAACCTGGCGTCTCCCTACGGCCGAGTTTGCGCCTGGCAACTGGCAAGTCTGCAGTAGGGGCGGTCTGGAGGTATGCATTAACAAGGAGGTCGTGGCGCGATTTGGGGCAGTTCGTGAGGAGGTGTTGAGGGCCTTCGACATCGAGCGAGGCGAAGTGTTCGTTGCTGAAGTGCATCTCCCCACGGTGGCCGCTCATGCACTGACTCCAGTGGTGTACCGGCCAGTACCAAAGTTCCCTTACGCGCCGCGTGACCTTTCGGTAGTGGTTGACCAGCATGTGCCCGCCGAGGACTTGGTAAGGGCTATTCGCGAATCTGGCGGCACGTTCCTTCGGGGAGTGCAGGTTGTCGACCTCTACGCGGGCAAGCAGATACCGCAGGGGAAGAAGAGCCTCACGTTCTCCTTGGTATTTCAGGACGAGACCAGAACTCTACGGGACGTCGAGGTGGACGAGGCGATGCGAAGGATCATCGAGGGGCTGCGCGCGCAGACGGGCGCTGTGCTGAGGTCTTGA
- the thrS gene encoding threonine--tRNA ligase, with product MCANLARRIALDTIQIRLPDNSAFECTPGVTPAQIAQKVGRALAADALAAVVNGQVVDLNTPISSDAEVRILTFEDEQGREVYWHSSAHVMAHAVKRLFPEARFGVGPAIEAGFYYDIDVGAPFAPEDLAKIEAEMRAIVQEDNPFRRREVAKEEAVQLFQQRGETYKLQLLEAMDEQPVIYEEGDFVDLCRGPHVPSTGHIKHFKLLSVAGAYWRGDEHNPMLQRIYGISFPQKKQLDEYLERQEEARKRDHRRLGKELDLFSISEEVGPGLVLWHPKGALVRAIIEEFWRREHLKHGYELLYSPHIARLDLWGRSGHLDFFRENMFTPNEVEEVPYQIKPMNCPFHLVVYKSRTRSYRELPLRWAELGTVYRYERSGVLHGLLRVRGFTQDDAHLFLRPDQLDAEIAGVLDLTLYMLGSFGFHDYEVFLSTRPERYVGTLENWERATAALREALERKGMAYKVDPGEGVFYGPKIDIKIKDVLGRSWQCTTVQVDFNEPERFDLSYVGEDNKPHRPIMIHRALLGSLERFFGILIEHYAGAFPIWLAPVQAIVLPVSDDNRDYAREVERQLREAGIRAAMDERSEKIGHKIREAELAKIPYMLIVGGKEVSTGQVAVRRRRKGDLGQMPLPKFLEMIGEEILSKAPQ from the coding sequence ATGTGCGCAAACTTAGCCCGACGGATAGCCTTGGACACGATCCAGATACGTCTTCCTGACAATTCCGCATTTGAGTGCACGCCGGGCGTGACCCCTGCGCAGATTGCGCAGAAAGTGGGACGAGCCCTTGCTGCCGATGCGCTGGCGGCAGTGGTCAACGGTCAGGTAGTTGACCTGAACACGCCCATCAGCTCGGACGCCGAGGTGCGCATTCTCACATTTGAGGACGAGCAAGGGCGGGAAGTCTACTGGCATAGCAGCGCGCACGTGATGGCCCATGCCGTCAAGCGCCTGTTTCCTGAGGCCCGCTTTGGCGTGGGCCCGGCTATTGAGGCCGGGTTCTACTATGACATCGATGTCGGGGCGCCGTTTGCTCCAGAAGACCTGGCCAAGATCGAGGCCGAAATGCGGGCCATCGTGCAGGAGGACAACCCCTTCCGCCGGAGGGAGGTGGCGAAGGAGGAGGCGGTGCAGCTTTTCCAGCAGCGGGGCGAAACCTACAAGCTCCAGCTGCTGGAAGCTATGGACGAGCAGCCGGTCATCTACGAGGAAGGGGATTTCGTCGACCTGTGCCGCGGGCCGCATGTGCCGTCAACCGGGCACATCAAGCATTTCAAGCTTCTGAGCGTGGCAGGGGCGTACTGGCGCGGGGACGAGCACAATCCCATGCTCCAGCGCATCTACGGCATTTCGTTCCCACAAAAGAAGCAGCTGGATGAGTACCTCGAGCGCCAGGAGGAAGCGCGCAAGCGGGACCATCGTCGACTTGGCAAGGAGCTGGACCTCTTCAGCATCTCGGAAGAGGTGGGGCCGGGATTAGTTCTCTGGCACCCAAAAGGGGCGCTCGTCCGCGCCATTATCGAGGAGTTTTGGCGGCGTGAGCACCTGAAGCATGGGTACGAGCTCCTCTACAGCCCCCACATTGCGCGCCTGGACCTGTGGGGACGGAGCGGGCACCTCGACTTTTTCCGCGAGAACATGTTCACTCCCAACGAAGTCGAGGAGGTGCCCTATCAAATCAAGCCGATGAACTGCCCATTTCACTTGGTGGTGTACAAGAGCCGCACCCGGAGCTACCGTGAGCTTCCTTTGCGCTGGGCAGAACTGGGCACCGTGTATCGCTATGAACGCTCCGGGGTCCTGCATGGCCTGCTGCGTGTGCGCGGTTTCACGCAGGACGACGCGCACCTCTTCCTGCGGCCAGACCAGCTGGACGCCGAGATCGCGGGCGTGCTCGACCTGACCCTGTACATGCTGGGTTCGTTTGGCTTCCACGACTATGAGGTCTTCTTGTCCACCAGGCCGGAACGCTATGTGGGTACGCTCGAAAACTGGGAGCGGGCCACGGCCGCCCTCCGCGAGGCTTTGGAGCGCAAAGGGATGGCCTACAAGGTAGACCCAGGCGAAGGCGTGTTCTACGGCCCCAAGATCGATATCAAGATCAAAGATGTGTTGGGACGCTCCTGGCAGTGCACCACGGTGCAGGTGGACTTTAATGAGCCAGAGCGCTTTGACTTGAGCTATGTGGGCGAGGACAACAAGCCTCACCGACCCATCATGATCCACCGCGCGCTGCTGGGGTCGTTGGAGCGCTTCTTTGGCATCCTCATCGAGCACTACGCCGGGGCGTTCCCCATTTGGCTGGCGCCGGTGCAAGCGATTGTCCTGCCAGTCTCCGACGACAACCGCGACTACGCGCGTGAGGTGGAAAGGCAGTTACGCGAGGCAGGCATTCGCGCCGCCATGGATGAACGCAGCGAGAAGATTGGGCACAAGATCCGAGAGGCGGAGCTCGCCAAGATACCGTACATGCTTATCGTCGGGGGCAAGGAGGTGAGTACCGGGCAGGTGGCGGTGCGCCGGCGGCGCAAAGGGGATCTTGGTCAGATGCCGCTGCCCAAGTTCTTGGAGATGATCGGGGAGGAAATCCTCAGTAAGGCCCCGCAGTAG